The window GATTTAGTCGCTTTATTAAATGAATTAGAAGCGGGTGATGTTTTATTTATTGATGAAATTCACAGAATGCCTCGAATGGTAGAGGAGATGTTATACTCTGCAATGGAAGATTTTTTTGTAGATATTATTGTTGGACAAGGTCCTAGTGCTCATCCAGTTCACTTTCCTTTGCCACCATTTACATTGATTGGAGCAACTACCAGAGCTGGTTTGTTATCGGCACCTTTGCGTGATCGTTTTGGGATTGTTTCACATATGGAGTACTATACTGTGACTGATTTAAAAGACATTGTTTTACGTTCAGCAGATGTTTTTCAAACACAGATTGATTTAACTGGGGCACATGAGATTGCTCGCCGTTCAAGAGGCACCCCACGGATTGCCAATCGTTTATTGAAACGGGTTCGTGATTTTGCTCAAGTTGAAGCAGATGGTGTTGTCAGTCAAGAGATTGCAGATGAAGCATTAGCCTTATTACGTGTAGATCAAGAAGGCTTAGACTTTATTGACCAAAAAATGCTACGAACAATGATTGAATTGTATCAAGGCGGACCAGTTGGCTTGTCAACGATTGCTGCCAATATTGGTGAAGAAACGGAAACGGTGGAGGATATGTATGAGCCGTATTTATTGCAAATGGGTTTCTTACAGCGAACTCCTCGTGGCCGAATGGTGACAAAACAAGGTTATGAACATCTAGGATATCCATATAAGACAGAATAGTAGGAGAAATGTAAAATGTTAACAACAAAAGATTTTGATTTTGATTTACCAGAAGAATTAATTGCTCAAACCCCATTAGCAGATCGCTCTGCTTCTAAGTTGCTGATTTTAGATGGTCAGACAGGTGCTATAGAAGATCAGCATTTTACTGATATTCTTGCGGAATTAAATGCTGGAGATGCATTAGTCATGAACGATACTCGAGTATTGCCTGCCAGATTATATGGAACAAAACCAGATACGGGTGGACATTTAGAAGTCTTGTTATTAAAAAATACGACTGGTGATCAATGGGAAACGTTAGTCAAACCAGCGAAACGAGCTAAAGTTGGAACAGAGATTTTATTTGGTGATGGTCGCTTAAAAGCAGTTGTTGTGGAAGAGCTAGAGCATGGTGGACGGATTATTGAGTTTAGCTATGAAGGGATTTTTCTAGAAGTATTAGAATCCCTAGGTGAAATGCCTTTACCTCCTTATATTAAAGAACGTTTAGATGATAGTGAACGTTACCAAACAGTTTATGCTAAGGAGAATGGATCAGCTGCAGCTCCAACAGCCGGTTTACACTTCACAGAAGACTTGTTGGAGAAAATTAAAGCAAAAGGTGTTCAATTGGTTTTCTTAACCTTACATGTAGGATTAGGAACCTTTAGACCAGTTAGTGTTGATTCAATTGAGGATCATGAAATGCATTCAGAATTTTATCGTTTATCAGAAGAAAGTGCAGCAGCTTTGAGAGAAGTGAAGGCTCAAGGCGGTCGGGTAGTTGCGGTCGGGACAACATCTATTCGGACACTAGAAACAATTGGAACTAAGTTTAATGGTGAAATCAAAGCAGATAGTGGTTGGACAAGTATTTTTATTGTACCTGGTTATACATTTAAAGTTGTAGATGCTTTTTCGACCAATTTTCATTTGCCGCAATCAACATTAGTGATGTTAGTTAGTGCTTTTGCTGGACGCGATCATGTTTTAGCAGCCTACCAACATGCAATTGATGAAAGATATCGTTTCTTTAGCTTTGGCGATGCAATGTTTGTAAAATAAAACTACAAAAAAACAGTTGGCTTTTCATCGCCAACTGTTTTTTTATCTATCAGAGAGGATACAAGTAAATCAATAGTACATTTTAACTAAGAGTGAGGTCGATCTTTAAATTTCTTTCTAAAACAAAATTCGGTTCTTACTTTACTTCTTCGATTCTATTCCTAACACTTACGAAAAACACTTTTTACTGTACTTAACTAAATGAGCGAAACAGTGGAAATCTGTAATCTTAAAACACGATATTTGATTTAACTTGCTCTTTTACAAAAAATTGTAACAAATGAGAAATTTTTCTGATTTACTTGTATAATCATCTCTCTTACTATCTAGAGTATAACATGCTAAGTAAGCGTTTGCAATAGATATGCTTTTATATTTTAGTATTCAAAAGAAGAATTTTGATAGAATTGATCAATTCTATAGTATTATTCGTACTTAATGGTCATTCAGATAAAATTAAACAAGAACTTCAAAATGGAAAACATACCCTAATAAGTTGTTACCGTACTTTTATAACCTTACTGTATGCTGATGGTTCTGAAAATAGAGGTTATGAATTACACTCTACTAATGATTCTGCATAAGTTTTCAATCAATTCCGAATACCAGAAAATCTGAAAATGAGTCTCAAAGATGAGAAAAAAATTTTATAATAGAAAAGCAATGTCAAATTTTAATTATAGAGATTTTTTTGATGATCATATTCACTGACAAGCTGCCTATCGGATTTTGGAAGGAAGAGGAATAACTAAGATATTAATTGGACTCATCCATTGGCAGGAAGCATTTTACAATTGAATCTAGAAAATAAGAATAAAAAGGATTTTTGAGCTGTTTTAATCTGTTAGATCGAAGCAATTTAAGTTTAAGACTAGTCCATCTATCTTTTTATTTTATCTAATTTAAACTTCATACGTAGCATTCATTTTTTATAGAAAATTTAAATGGTTTTACTAATAATATTCAATCGATCAAAAGTCCGATTGCTCTAAAAATTAGGCTGTGCTATACTGGTGTGTAATGAAAAGTAACTACTTGCTTTTTTTATAGAAAATAAAAAATTCGTTCTAATTTAATTTATATTATGGAAGGTGTGAGTCCGATAGATGAGAAACAGATAACTGGTACGCAACAGCGGATTATTGATGCTGCATTGCACCTTATTTCTCAAGTTGGATATAAAAGTACAACAACCAAGTTAATTGCACAAGAGGCTGAGGTCAATGAAACGACAATCTTTAAAAATTTCAAATCAAAAGAAGCCTTGATGAATGTTGCTTTTAAACAGCATGCAAATCAAATTAAAGAAGAGGTTGATACTTTTTTTCAACAGGATTTTAAAGATTCAAGAGATTTATTAAAACGCACAGGACACTTTATTCAAGATACCTATACAAAGCATCGTTATGTAGTTATTGGTTCAATTAAAGAAGTCGGCAATGAAAAAGCAAAAACAATTTTTAATTATAAGCAAGAATACATTAATGCCATGCTTTCGGAAAAGCTACAAGAATTTCCTGATGCAGAACATTTTTGTCAAAAAGATTATGAAACAATCAGCTTTATTTTTAATAATGCTATTGTTGCATTATTGCTCCAAGAAATTGGACAGGCGGATGGAGAATCAGTAGAGTCTAAAATTACTTTAGAAAATATTATTGATATGACATTACGTCCATTTGAAGAAGAAAATGATTGAGATTGAAAAATAGGAGAAGATAAAAATGACAGAACCAGCAATTAAATACCGTTTAATTAAGAAAGAAAAACATACGGGAGCCCGTCTTGGTGAGATTATTACGCCACATGGTACATTCCAAACACCAATGTTCATGCCTGTTGGAACACTAGCAACTGTTAAAAGTATCGCCCCAGAAGAGCTAGATGCAATGGGAGCCGGAATTATTTTAAGTAATACGTATCATTTATGGTTACGTCCAGGTGAAGATATTGTCGAAGAGGCTGGTGGCTTGCATAAATTCATGAATTGGGACAAAGGAATCTTAACGGATTCTGGCGGCTTCCAAGTATTCTCATTAAGTGATATGCGTCGTATTGAAGAAGAAGGCGTTCATTTTAGAAATCATCTAAATGGTTCAAAAATGTTTTTATCTCCTGAAAAAGCAATTAATATTCAAAATAAATTAGGTCCAGATATTATGATGAGCTTTGATGAATGCCCACCATTTGACGAAAGCTTTGATTATGTGAAAAAGTCAGTCGAACGAACTTCTCGTTGGGCTGAGCGTGGCTTAAAAGCTCATGCAAATCCAAATACACAAGGCTTATTTGGAATTATTCAAGGGGCAGGTTATAAAGAATTGCGTCAACAAAGTGCTCGTGATTTGATTTCTATGGATTTTCCAGGCTATTCAATTGGCGGTTTATCCGTTGGTGAACCCAAACATTTAATGAATGAAGTTCTTGATTACACAACGCCACTGATTCCAGATGACAAACCACGTTATTTGATGGGGGTTGGATCAGCAGACTCGCTAATTGATGGAGTTATCCGTGGGATAGACATGTTTGATTGTGTCTTGCCAACTAGAATTGCTCGTAATGGTACATGTATGACAAGCGCTGGACGCTTAGTTGTGAAAAATGCTAAATTTGAAAGAGATTTCCGCCCAATTGATGAAAAATGTGATTGCTACACATGTAAAAACTATACGCGTGCTTACATTCGTCATTTAATTAAAGCAGATGAAACATTTGGTTTGCGTTTAACAAGTTACCACAACTTATACTTCTTGCAAAACTTAATGAAAAATGTTCGTCAAGCCATTATGGATGACAATTTGCTTGAATTCCGTGAAGCTTTTTTTGAAGAATATGGTTTTAATAAACCAAATGCCAAAAACTTCTAATAAAATGAAGAGAAACAAAGGAAATTACTAGCTGAAAATCAAAAAGTTTGTTACAGTATATAATGAACTGTTTTTCAAAGTATAGAAATGGAGTGAATCGTACATGTCAGGAATAATTAGCTTTTTACCATTCATTGCAATCATTGGAGTGTTTTACTTCTTCATGATGAAGCCGCAAAAAAAGGCTGCAGATGAAAAGAAAAAAATGATGGATTCTCTAAAAAAAGGAGATCATATTGTTACAATCGGTGGACTACATGGTGAAGTTGATGAAGTCAATGAATCTGATAAAACCGTTTCTCTTGATTGTGATGGCATCTATTTAACTTTTGAAAGAGCTGCAATTGCTCGAATTCTACCTTCAACACCAGCAGAACCTGTTGTTTCAGAAGTATCTTTAACAAAAGAAGAAGTTTCTGTTGATGAAGCAACTGAAGAAGTTGTCATTGAGGAAGACGTTTTAGATGTAACAAAAGAAGATGAAACAAAATAAATTGTCATTTACTAAGACTTGGAAAAAAGCCATTGGTTTTTTTCTAAGTTTTATTTATTTATCTCACAGTTTTTGTTCAACTATTTGAAGGAGGATTACTTTATTAATTCTTGTCAATTAGGTATGATAAACGTAGTTAGATAAAATTAATTTGGAGAGGTTTGAGGTGTGTTAAGATGAAAGAGAAGGTTCAGCTTTTCATGAAGTGGTTTCAAAAAAATTTAACTTGGGTAAAACTCTTTTTTATTGGATTTATTTTATTATTTGTACTTTCTCAAGTATTAAAAATTGCATCAGATATTAACTATCAGGAATTAAAAAGTAGTTTGTTTTCTCAAAGTCCAATTGCCGTTATTTTAATGTTTGTTTTAGGATTGATTGCGGTACTACCAATGATGTTATATGATTTTACAATTGTAAAACTTTTACCAGGTGAATTTAGTTGGATGCATATTTTTAAAGCCGGTTGGATTACGAATACTTTTACGAATATTGGTGGTTTTGGTGGGTTTTTAGGAGCCTCATTACGCGCAACTTTTTTTGGAAAAGATGCTAGTCATAAAGAAATTATTTTAGCAATTTCAAAAATCGCCTTATTTCTATTGTCTGGTTTATCCATTTATTCATTGATTGGATTAATTAGTTTAGCGATCCCAAATTACGCAACGAATTTTCAAGATTATTGGCCATGGTTATTAGGTGGCGCTTCTTATTTTCCAATTGTCTTTATTTTTACTAAGATAAAAAGCAAAACCTTATTTGAAGATTTACCTCTAAGACGCGAATTAGTCTTAATAGGTGCTTCCATTTTAGAATGGGGTTCAGCATTGGGTTTCTTTATTGTTATTGGTTATTTATTGCAAGAACCAGTGAACTTAGTTGATATTTTTCCGATATTTATCATCGCATCGATTATTGGAATTGTTTCCATGGTGCCAGGTGGAATTGGAACGTTCGATGTATTTATGATTTATGGGCTAGGACAAATTGGTGTATCAAAAGAATTAGCAGTTGTTTGGTTGTTATTTTATCGAATTTTTTACTATATTATTCCATTTTTGATTGGGATTTTATTTTTTGCTCATGATGGCGGTAGTAAAGTAAATACTTATTTAGATGGATTACCGAAACAACTCATTCAAAAGGTTGCCCATGTATTTTTAGTAGTGTTTGTTTATTTCTCTGGATTTATGATGATTTTGATTTCAACTGTCCCAAATCTAGCCTTTCATAATCATTTTTTTGCAAGGCTCTATCCTTTTACCTTTTTCTTTATTACTCAGCTGAGTAATGTTATTTTTGGGTTCTTGTTATTGGGCTTAGCACGGGGGATTGAAAGCAAAGTGAAGAAGGCTTATTGGCCGACTATTATTATTTTAGGTTTTGGAATTGTGAATACGTTACAAAAAGATTTTTCTTGGAGTTTAACGTTCTTTTTAGCTTTTGTAGTTTTTTGTGTTTATCTAGCACGTAATGAATTTCAGCGGGTAAAATTAGTTTATTCTTGGGGGAAAGTCTTTGTTGATGGAGGCGTCGTTTTTGGAACGTTATTCTTCTATATTATCTTAGGATTTTTAAATTCTCCGCGGTTTCACCAGCAACGA is drawn from Carnobacterium gallinarum DSM 4847 and contains these coding sequences:
- a CDS encoding TetR/AcrR family transcriptional regulator, with amino-acid sequence MEGVSPIDEKQITGTQQRIIDAALHLISQVGYKSTTTKLIAQEAEVNETTIFKNFKSKEALMNVAFKQHANQIKEEVDTFFQQDFKDSRDLLKRTGHFIQDTYTKHRYVVIGSIKEVGNEKAKTIFNYKQEYINAMLSEKLQEFPDAEHFCQKDYETISFIFNNAIVALLLQEIGQADGESVESKITLENIIDMTLRPFEEEND
- the queA gene encoding tRNA preQ1(34) S-adenosylmethionine ribosyltransferase-isomerase QueA produces the protein MLTTKDFDFDLPEELIAQTPLADRSASKLLILDGQTGAIEDQHFTDILAELNAGDALVMNDTRVLPARLYGTKPDTGGHLEVLLLKNTTGDQWETLVKPAKRAKVGTEILFGDGRLKAVVVEELEHGGRIIEFSYEGIFLEVLESLGEMPLPPYIKERLDDSERYQTVYAKENGSAAAPTAGLHFTEDLLEKIKAKGVQLVFLTLHVGLGTFRPVSVDSIEDHEMHSEFYRLSEESAAALREVKAQGGRVVAVGTTSIRTLETIGTKFNGEIKADSGWTSIFIVPGYTFKVVDAFSTNFHLPQSTLVMLVSAFAGRDHVLAAYQHAIDERYRFFSFGDAMFVK
- the yajC gene encoding preprotein translocase subunit YajC, with the protein product MSGIISFLPFIAIIGVFYFFMMKPQKKAADEKKKMMDSLKKGDHIVTIGGLHGEVDEVNESDKTVSLDCDGIYLTFERAAIARILPSTPAEPVVSEVSLTKEEVSVDEATEEVVIEEDVLDVTKEDETK
- the mprF gene encoding bifunctional lysylphosphatidylglycerol flippase/synthetase MprF, with product MKEKVQLFMKWFQKNLTWVKLFFIGFILLFVLSQVLKIASDINYQELKSSLFSQSPIAVILMFVLGLIAVLPMMLYDFTIVKLLPGEFSWMHIFKAGWITNTFTNIGGFGGFLGASLRATFFGKDASHKEIILAISKIALFLLSGLSIYSLIGLISLAIPNYATNFQDYWPWLLGGASYFPIVFIFTKIKSKTLFEDLPLRRELVLIGASILEWGSALGFFIVIGYLLQEPVNLVDIFPIFIIASIIGIVSMVPGGIGTFDVFMIYGLGQIGVSKELAVVWLLFYRIFYYIIPFLIGILFFAHDGGSKVNTYLDGLPKQLIQKVAHVFLVVFVYFSGFMMILISTVPNLAFHNHFFARLYPFTFFFITQLSNVIFGFLLLGLARGIESKVKKAYWPTIIILGFGIVNTLQKDFSWSLTFFLAFVVFCVYLARNEFQRVKLVYSWGKVFVDGGVVFGTLFFYIILGFLNSPRFHQQRRVPRNLLFPSHSMWLIGFIGVVVGIVSFLLIVNYLMRSKLTIGVAFDETRLKKLLAEFGGNEVSHLVFLRDKNYYFYQIDDGSELKDQLVFQFKKEADKLIIMGEPFGNKQYLETAIVAFMDEAERFGYCLVFYEVSGDLVTILHELGYDFMKVGEEGHVELAEFTLSGKKRRAERALVNKIERENYQFRMVEPPFTAEFLAEIKEVSDSWLDKRQEKSFSLGFYDVYYLNQAPIAVVEDEKGTIVAFASMMPSETEKLISIDLMRHDLQKAPSGVMDYLFVKLFELNREAGYVEFNMGMAPLSNVGVTRYSFLSERVARLIYRFGTKFYGFVGLRNYKEKYVTTWIPKYVAFRKKNSILFTMLQLVIVVGKKKTYIEEE
- the ruvB gene encoding Holliday junction branch migration DNA helicase RuvB; translated protein: MNEEERIISGEIENFEEQSIEKSLRPQRLSQYIGQDKVKRELTIYIEAAKTREEALDHVLLYGPPGLGKTTMAMVIANEMNVGIRTTSGPAIEKAGDLVALLNELEAGDVLFIDEIHRMPRMVEEMLYSAMEDFFVDIIVGQGPSAHPVHFPLPPFTLIGATTRAGLLSAPLRDRFGIVSHMEYYTVTDLKDIVLRSADVFQTQIDLTGAHEIARRSRGTPRIANRLLKRVRDFAQVEADGVVSQEIADEALALLRVDQEGLDFIDQKMLRTMIELYQGGPVGLSTIAANIGEETETVEDMYEPYLLQMGFLQRTPRGRMVTKQGYEHLGYPYKTE
- the tgt gene encoding tRNA guanosine(34) transglycosylase Tgt translates to MTEPAIKYRLIKKEKHTGARLGEIITPHGTFQTPMFMPVGTLATVKSIAPEELDAMGAGIILSNTYHLWLRPGEDIVEEAGGLHKFMNWDKGILTDSGGFQVFSLSDMRRIEEEGVHFRNHLNGSKMFLSPEKAINIQNKLGPDIMMSFDECPPFDESFDYVKKSVERTSRWAERGLKAHANPNTQGLFGIIQGAGYKELRQQSARDLISMDFPGYSIGGLSVGEPKHLMNEVLDYTTPLIPDDKPRYLMGVGSADSLIDGVIRGIDMFDCVLPTRIARNGTCMTSAGRLVVKNAKFERDFRPIDEKCDCYTCKNYTRAYIRHLIKADETFGLRLTSYHNLYFLQNLMKNVRQAIMDDNLLEFREAFFEEYGFNKPNAKNF